Proteins from one Phaenicophaeus curvirostris isolate KB17595 chromosome 18, BPBGC_Pcur_1.0, whole genome shotgun sequence genomic window:
- the LOC138728605 gene encoding uncharacterized protein gives MRSGSSAQPINARRAVVGRALQRALPLAGIPALGMNGAGTQCCRAVAAERYCSPGRGNGTAHRGGRAGRGGAGREAKSGLQPRSAVRDGSALLSAALPPAATATNGVRAGAGRWTAPPGPPCPSQVGSGSNGAGLGPASREEAADELFYKQLGIVSRLLPLVLVGDFNLPDICWKYNTAERKQSRRFLECVGDNFLTQLRQSDRSIDDERAPVGSRRLLRERGRSDVLVPSKPAGFGPKSQSGECPYCRKPGKSLTELPCFFKARYSSTFHPVVRSNVRRPCAETADLLAKPEGPALGVERLGRSHPSSERRRLRMLPGPTALLDLSFSLMITHKTWLNVTGRLLGKWQEEDRQETAEHAL, from the exons atgcgcagtggatCCTCCGCTCAGCCAATCAACGCCCGTAGAGCGGTTGTAGGGCGGGCCCTGCAGcgagcgctcccattggccggaaTCCCTGCGCTCGGGATGAATGGGGcggggactcagtgctgccgcgccgtggccgcggagcggtactgcagcccggggcgggggaacgggacggcccacaggggcgggcgagccgggaggggcggggcggggagagaGGCGAAGAGCGGCTTGCAGCCGCGCAgcgccgttcgggacggctcggctctgcttTCCGCTGCCCTTCCGCCCGCCGCCACTGCGAccaacggggtgcgggctggggctgggagatggACAGCGCCCCCCGggcccccgtgtccctcccaggtcgggagcggctcgaacggggccgggctcgg accagccagccgagaagaagcagctgatgagctcttctataaacaactggggatagtctcaagaTTGCTCCCTCTggtcctcgtgggagacttcaatcttccagatatctgctggaagtacaatacagcggagaggaagcagtctaggaggttcctggagtgcgtgggagacaacttcctcacacagctg agacaatctGACAGAAGTATTGATGATGAGAGAGCTCCTGTGGGATCCCGACgcctcctcagggagagaggaagaagcgaCGTGCTGGTGCCCTCCAAGCCAGCAGGATTTGG cccaaaaagccagtctggagaatgtccttactgcagaaaacctggcaaaagtctcacagaacttccctgctttttcaaagcccgatattcttccaccttccatcccgtcgtgaggagtaacg tgcggAGGCCGTGTGCTGAGACCGCCGATCTGCTTGCTAAGCCAGAGGGTCCAGCTCTAGGGGTGGAAAG attgggcagatctcatccttcaagcgaacgcagaaggctccgtatgctcccaggtccc acagctttattggacttgagtTTTAGCCTCATGATTACGCATAAGACGTGGCTGAATGtgacgggaagactgctgggaaaatggcaagaagaggatcgaCAAGAAACAGCGGAacacgccctttag
- the LOC138728606 gene encoding serine/arginine repetitive matrix protein 3-like: MGCTKCCRAVAAERYCSPGRGNGTAHRGGRAGRRGAGSGEPGGERGCSKSGSDPLGCCRLRAAPFGTARLCSSLPFRPPPAAANEPRVPRLRVFLQRSSRCGCARLPLGRAPHRALPLAAPRVTQRAAANQRRESARGAGRGGARAGGSSSARGPGAARPRCPPGPAAAAAPLGSGSNGAGLGKSLTTDDERAPAGSRPLPRARGEATWRCPPGQQRSEHYGAFPSLFYAHAEEEGTHGETEAIAIQVTGETSSQHSPENQSGECPCCRKPGKSLAEQPCFFKARYSSVPSQGVTVIFSCLLLPPQRLSYSLSVAEPVPQEVASRKNLADVLAMREPLRDPDPSPGRGGEATWRCPPGQQRSGSRGKSGARINTTA, encoded by the exons ATGGGGTGTAccaagtgctgccgcgccgtggccgcggagcggtactgcagcccggggcgggggaacgggacggcccacaggggcgggcgagccgggcggcgcggggcggggagcggagagccgggcggggagcggggctgtTCCAAGAGCGGCTCGGATCCGCTCGGCTGCTGTCGGctccgcgcggcgccgttcgggacggctcggctctgctcttcGCTGCCCTTCCGCCCGCCGCCGGCTGCGGCCAACGAg CCCCGTGTGCCCCGGCTCCGCGTGTTTCTGCAGCGCTCGTCTCGGTGCGGCTGCGCTCGGCTGCCCCTGGGCAGGGCCCCGCACagagcgctcccattggctgcgccgCGCGTCACTCAGCGAgcggcggccaatcagcgccggGAGAGCGCCCGGGGGGCGGGCCGAGGCGGAGCGCGGGCGGGTGGTTCGAGCTCCGCACGGGGCCCGGGCGCCGCCCGCCCTCGCTGCCCGCCGGGGCCCGCGGCCGCAGCGGCACCGCTCGGGAGCGGCTCGAACGGGGCCGGgctcgg aaagAGTCTGACAACTGAtgatgagagagcccctgcgggatcccgacccctccccaGGGCGAGGGGGGAAGCGAcgtggcggtgccctccaggccagcagcgttCAG AGCActatggagccttcccatctctcttctACGCTCACGCGGAAGAAGAGGGCACCCACGGTGAAACAGAAGCGATTGCCATTCAGGTGACAGGAGAAACATCCAGTcagcacag cccagaaaaccaGTCCGGAGAATGTCCTtgttgcagaaaacctggcaaaagtctcgcagaacagccctgctttttcaaagcccggTATTCTTCTGTCCCGTCGCAAGGAGTAACGGTGATTTTCTCGTGCTTATTGCTGCCCCCTCAGCGTCTGTCGTATTCTTTAAGTGTGGCTGAACCGGTGCCTCAGGAGGTTGCCAG cagaaagAACCTGGCAGACGTGTTGgcgatgagagagcccctgcgggatcccgacccctccccagggagagggggggaaGCAACATGGaggtgccctccaggccagcagcgttcag gttcACGAGGCAAATCCGGTGCGCGAATAAATACCACAGCGTAG